ACACGCCCGGTGTAGGTGCCGAGCAACGGCAACACCGCCAAAGCGATTGAAAGCAAAAGGCCCACAATCAGGGCAAAGTGCCCCAGCTCAGGAGTCATATCTTCGGACCTCCTTTACAGTTCGCCTTGTTGTGCATGGTATCCGCCACTTCCGGCGGCGTGTAGGACTCGTCGTGCTTGGCCAGGACCTGGTCAGCGCGCACATAGCCATCCTGCTTAAGCTTCCCGGTAATGACTGCCGCCTCGCCTTCCGCAAACAGATCCGGCAATATCTTGTCGAACACCACCTCCAGCTCTGCCGCACCATCGGTCAGGGTAAAGCGCACATCCAGCGAGCTGCCATCCCGCACAACACTGCCCGGGACCACGCAACCACCGGCACGAATACGTTTTTCAAACGGAACCTCACCCGCCGCGAACGCGCTGGGGGCGTAAAAATAGTCCATATTCGAGCGCATCGCGTAGGCGACAAATCCCACGGCGGCGCTGGAAAGCGCCACCAGCAGAATGACCAGTATCAGGCGTTGTTTGCGGG
This is a stretch of genomic DNA from Microbulbifer bruguierae. It encodes these proteins:
- a CDS encoding cytochrome c maturation protein CcmE; translated protein: MHPARKQRLILVILLVALSSAAVGFVAYAMRSNMDYFYAPSAFAAGEVPFEKRIRAGGCVVPGSVVRDGSSLDVRFTLTDGAAELEVVFDKILPDLFAEGEAAVITGKLKQDGYVRADQVLAKHDESYTPPEVADTMHNKANCKGGPKI